A region from the Metopolophium dirhodum isolate CAU chromosome 9, ASM1992520v1, whole genome shotgun sequence genome encodes:
- the LOC132952960 gene encoding general transcription factor 3C polypeptide 1 isoform X4 encodes MHRFQKDFSSIILDEIALEGLDGITIEALCKRLSNNCNWPLKPVDDSIKKIIWSFVICLKNIEFYRLDKPREPLIIFNRFEYINSEFGSIYEPENIPQDIYPNCPVEDGTIMGSCKEYFTRFNLASYPRKISVEEAEKRWGRCLVIVANQEVRTKALIPEDKQCTLIISHRYYLILERIGRSRYLGEASFGAHSLRAIFPDPKALSYMRNRLTDDGLIKNQSLAFSGQVANRIVISSLNRFFVKRESMIDVMVSRIRDYLKSQPNSLASYDQVKAECNISLSKTFKQPQIKKICDTNLLLKYRDLYPNATENEYLCKKERKNEKIVRCIKLKNSEDTENPDKEQEKKTAVEGREFKQDCTFERQILRWIEKHGDLGVTLSDISRAFRFTTDGNLEGVLKKLTNLNYLTKSYCDRGRTKVFSYIANSYKSVYGIDNIEIENMLVTKNQEPKSEINVINDFLNNTSVDNTKNISIKTALEQTSIKIENCDESSQNLYNCNNLDTDNDVTSNNTLINISDQDVNTDQSNIDQAITRIMEHGYCKTVYERSNQTVSLTDRFFFREQIIFNMLSTESIISLLNLKKNIIETEKEKPKFIGTLDIKTLVKIIGHLEKLGKLKTVQYRITYDTKTVNQSFVATPDVDFTNPEVISYVNSFLNRFNNTMKASRANKKWNLIVYKSPEPKINISELKLPRFMKMRSLHEYLYYLVYDHPGESLLNTCNETEATVTSYRNDIIHGEKAELPKVYFPSVGWKMFVPPLPKYPKYPNGWFFVSDIIHHMPLDLMLKIVNFNKSKVNPEKLVTYATHPVFKYLPLMTLSSEVRSMLSQGLKKHIQHTLNALRLLCTIGLVQFGQKTYKDTELVYAYLNRRASLLNTVKSSPGYYRISDIDYEKRTYEFFSNYELETFWLDTWYFCTNTPLGYRISNATNKPKRREIAERSKIAIDLACFPRNPLEAMSQDDGTIPGDSKGAAGFDSHLFAHLSRNWSLKKKSSAMSASRRKTKLNLILMQRLKKHKAKEKKKAQMTKNQLYTMRFKWTAVEDQVLLFWKLGAMLIKQVKSHAFLSYGIKEMFRSIFGKYYRCKSIDNYLRRIRYLMRHSSIETKVNILYKELKADEEIQELFKRDIEKQLELHNTKKYKAMRDLIVSNIKQFIVLLRERGTTIDTSCVINKSRKSAIIQSVEVIQESDICDTTTSQFTPDVLEMEFNYSEPICNQLDFVQEIDYIFTVNEITTSIVTLLIHSSLSNKSTNPRISLSYLQAFKQYPDDVLRQSFNGLKDPGIITCSQYHKESLQILLSTSHIIQSKTYDYGPKFFTTLIGNKDVGRYRGAYFAYANIKEDLSERKILLLNPSCGLCTALTSLSLSSIVDISIEFDKKYLEYMPDENFDEASKCLKNTLKRMRSRHFDLLSTSNDSVEYIKIITSVTKQLKNYQVICKLKQSIQNVEEEIDFVAQHIFRRPTFNPQLKYLTTGLSDLCTQILKFCHTKGQCGASQREIKKNFEDLSLFALTSSVRYLTDKDLLLRAGIEVPVYVHHKYTDLWLVKIPSENWSSAVDTIIMEDENLLHIDSDSDDTDSILPPTKRMREEHPTETNNETFDRIIIRPWTRLNLTINKELMEKYLNSVLSKIIGKPGIYLKTLKKDYCTILQPMVVRELVEMLDAMKCIKMILIKNICRPSFFSNPSPLNHNLVFSDVKGLEDDSLIMLEPTLDCEIRFGYFSEKYGDNVK; translated from the exons ATGCATCGATTTCAAAAAGATTTTAGTTCTATTATTTTGGATGAAATAGCACTTGAAGGTTTAGATGGAATTACTATCGAAG CTTTGTGCAAGAGATTATCAAACAATTGTAATTGGCCCTTAAAACCGGTTGATGATTCAATCAAAAAGATTATTTGGTCGTTTGTAATTTGTCTGAAGAACATAGAATTTTATAGACTTGATAAACCTAGGGAacctttgataatatttaatcgatttgaatatattaatagtgaatTTGGTTCAATTTATGAGCCG GAAAATATACCACAAGACATTTATCCAAATTGTCCTGTTGAAGATGGTACAATTATGGGATCTTGtaaagaatattttacaagGTTCAATCTGGCATCATACCCAAGGAAAATATCAGTCGAAGAAGCGGAAAAACG ATGGGGCAGATGTTTAGTTATAGTCGCCAACCAGGAAGTACGCACAAAAGCTTTAATTCCAGAAGATAAACAGTGTACCTTAATCATATCAcatcgttattatttaatattagagaGAATTGGCCGTTCACGTTATTTAGGAGAAGCATCCTTCGGTGCTCATTCATTAAGAGCTATCTTTCCAGATCCTAAAGCATTATCTTATATGAGAAACCGATTAACTGATGAtggtttgataaaaaatcag tcACTTGCTTTTTCTGGACAAGTGGCTAATCGTATTGTCATTTCAAGTTTGAATCGATTTTTTGTTAAACGAGAATCTATGATTGATGTAATGGTATCAAGAATTCGAGATTATTTGAAATCACAACCAAATTCATTAGCTTCATATGATCAAGTGAAAGCTGAATGCAATATTAGtttatcaaaaacatttaagCAACctcagattaaaaaaatatgtgatacCAACTTA CTGCTCAAGTATCGTGATTTATATCCAAATGCTActgaaaatgaatatttatgtaAGAAGGAACGTAAAAATGAAAAGATTGTAaggtgtataaaattaaaaaatagtgaAGATACAGAAAATCCCGACAaagaacaagaaaaaaaaactgctgTCGAAG gtcGTGAGTTTAAACAAGATTGTACATTTGAACGTCAGATTCTTAGATGGATTGAAAAACATGGTGATTTAGGCGTAACACTTTCTGACATATCTCGTGCTTTCAGATTTACTACTGATGGTAATTTAGAAGGAGTTTTAAAAAAGCTtactaatttgaattatttaactaaGAGTTATTGTGATCGAGGTAGAACAAAAGTTTTTAG ttatattgctAATAGTTATAAATCAGTATATGgaattgataatattgaaatagaaaatatgCTTGTTACAAAAAACCAAGAACCAAAATCAGAAATCAATGTGATAAATGATTTTTTGAACAATACTTCTGTAGATAACAcgaaaaatatatctattaaaacAGCACTTGAACAAACTTCAATAAAAATTGAGAATTGTGATGAGTCAAGtcagaatttatataattgtaataatctAGACACAGACAATGATGTTACTTCAAACAATACTTTAATTAACATTTCGGATCAA gATGTAAATACTGATCAAAGTAACATAGACCAAGCAATTACAAGAATAATGGAACATGGGTATTGCAAAACAGTGTATGAAAGGTCCAA tcaaaccGTCAGTTTGACtgataggtttttttttcgagaacaaattatattcaatatgttGTCTACAGAAAGTATAATAAGCTTGCTTAAcctaaaaaaa aatattatagaaaCTGAAAAAGAAAAACCAAAGTTTATTGGAACCCTTGATATTAaaacattagttaaaattattggtCATTTAGAAAAGTTGGGAAAACTTAAAACGGTTCAATATCGAATTACTTATGATACAAAAACTGTGAATCAATCATTTGTGGCAACTCCTGATGTTGATTTTA caaACCCAGAAGTAATTTCATATGTGAATAGTTTTTTGAATAGATTTAACAACACAATGAAAGCATCTAGAGCCAACAAAAAATGGAACTTAATAGTATACAAATCGCCAGAGccaaaaatt aatatatcAGAGCTTAAACTTCCAAGGTTTATGAAAATGAGATCATTACACGAGTATctgtattatttagtatatgaTCATCCAGGAgaaagtttattaaatacttgtaATGAGACCGAGGCAACTGTCACAAGTTATCGAAATGATATAATCCATGGAGAAAAGGCTGAACTACCAAAAGTTTACTTTCCCTCTGTTGGTTGGAAAATGTTTGTGCCACCCTTACCAAAATATCCAA AATATCCTAATGGTTGGTTTTTTGTGAGTGACATTATCCATCACATGCCATTAGATCTgatgttaaaaattgtaaattttaacaaatctaAGGTAAATCCAGAAAAACTTGTCACATATGCAACACATCCTGTGTTCAAATACTTACCCCTGATGACACTTTCGTCTGAAGTACGTAGCATGTTATCTCAAggattaaaaaa ACACATACAACATACTCTAAATGCATTACGCTTACTTTGCACAATTGGGTTAGTACAGTTTGGTCAGAAAACATACAAAGATACTGaattg GTCTATGCATACTTAAATAGACGAGCCAGTTTGTTGAATACTGTGAAAAGTAGCCCTGGCTATTACAGAATATCTGATATAGATTATGAAAAACGTACTTATGAATTTTTCAGCAATTATGAATTAGAAACATTTTGGTTGGATACTTGGTACTTTTGTACAAATACACCATtag gtTATAGGATTTCAAATGCAACAAATAAACCTAAACGAAGAGAGATTGCTGAGAGAAGTAAAATAGCCATAGATTTAGCATGTTTTCCTAGAAATCCATTAGAAGCTATGTCCCAAGATGATGGGACGATACCTGGTGATAGCAAAGGAGCTGCTGGATTCGACAGTCATTTATttgc GCACCTTTCTCGCAATTggagcttaaaaaaaaaatcatctgcaATGTCAGCTTCTAGAAGAAAAACCAAACTTAATCTTATATTAATGCAgagattaaaaaaacataaagctaaagaaaagaaaaaagctCAAATGACTAAAAATCAGTTATATACAAT GAGATTTAAGTGGACAGCAGTTGAGGATCAAGTACTTTTATTTTGGAAATTGGGTGCAATGCTCATAAAACAGGTTAAATCACATGCGTTTCTGTCTTATGGTATTAAAGAAATGTTCAGATCAATATTTGGAAAA tattatcgTTGTAAAAGTATCGACAACTATTTGAGGCGAATACGGTATTTAATGCGACATTCTTCTATAGAaactaaagtaaatattttgtacaaggAGTTGAAGGCTGATGAAGAAATACaagaattatttaaa agAGACATTGAGAAACAACTTGAATTgcacaacacaaaaaaatacaaggCAATGAGAGatcttattgtttcaaatattaaacagtTTATAGTGTTGTTGCGTGAACGTGGTACGACTATAGACACTTCATgcgtaataaataaaagtaggaAGTCAGCTATCATACAATCAGTAGAGGTGATACAAGAATCAGATATCTGTGATACAACAACTAGTCAATTTACACCAGATGTTCTGGAGATGGAATTCAATTATTCCGAGCCGATTTGCAACCAACTGGACTTTGTGCAagaaattgattatatattcACTGTAAATGAAATCACCACATCGATTGTCACTTTGCTCATACAC AGCTCGTTGAGTAACAAGAGTACCAACCCGAGGATCTCATTAAGTTACTTACAGGCATTTAAACAGTACCCGGATGACGTTTTGAGACAGTCGTTTAACGGCCTCAAGGACCCTGGTATAATAACATGCAGCCAATACCACAAGGAGTCGTTACAGATTTTACTATCCACTTCACACATTATCCAGTCAAAGACTTATGATTACGGTCCAAA gttttttacaacattaatcGGCAACAAAGATGTGGGACGTTATAGAGGTGCGTATTTTGCATATGCAAATATCAAAGAGGATCTATCTGAACGCAAGATTCTGCTACTGAACCCTTCGTGTGGCCTGTGCACAGCACTTACCAGTCTGTCATTGTCAAGTATTGTAGATATTTCAATTGAGTTTGATAAAAAG TACTTAGAATATATGCCTGATGAGAATTTTGATGAAGCATCTAAATGCTTGAAAAACACTCTAAAAcg TATGAGAAGTCGTCATTTTGATCTACTATCGACTAGTAACGATTCGGTTgaatacatcaaaataataacttcAGTCACAAAACAGCTAAAAAATTATCAG GTTATTTGTAAACTAAAACAATCTATACAAAATGTAGAAGAGGAAATTGATTTCGTTGCACAACATATTTTCCG TCGACCAACATTCAATCCACAACTTAAATATCTCACAACCGGACTGAGTGATTTGTGCACGCAGATTCTCAAGTTTTGTCATACCAAAGGACAATGTGGTGCTTCGCAACGAGAAATCAAA AAAAACTTTGAAGATTTGTCTTTGTTTGCTCTTACATCGTCTGTGAGATATCTGACCGATAAAGATCTGTTATTGAGGGCTGGCATCGAAGTACCAGTGTATGTGCATCACAAATATACAGATTTGTGGCTGGTAAAAATACCAAGTGAAAATTGGTCCAGTGCTGTTGACACAATAATCATGGAAGATgaaaatttattacatataga ttcgGATTCTGATGATACAGACTCAATACTCCCGCCAACCAAAAGAATGCGTGAAGAACATCCAACAGA AACAAACAATGAAACCTTCGATCGCATAATAATCCGCCCCTGGACCAGATTGAATTTAACTATTAACAAAGAACTTATGGAGAAATATTTGAACTCTGTTCTGTCCAAAATAATTGGCAAACCCGGCATTTACCTGAAAACCCTGAAAAAAGATTATTGCACCATCTTACAGCCAATGGTTGTTAGGGAACTTGTAGAa atgCTTGATGCTATGAAGTGTATAAAAATGATTCTCATAAAGAATATATGCAGACCTTCATTTTTTTCCAATCCATCACCGTTGAATCATAACTTGGTGTTTT CTGATGTAAAGGGATTGGAAGATGACTCATTAATAATGCTTGAACCAACTCTCGATTGCGAAATCAGATTTGGCTATTTTTCAGAGAAATATGGTGATAAtgttaagtaa
- the LOC132952960 gene encoding general transcription factor 3C polypeptide 1 isoform X2, whose product MHRFQKDFSSIILDEIALEGLDGITIEALCKRLSNNCNWPLKPVDDSIKKIIWSFVICLKNIEFYRLDKPREPLIIFNRFEYINSEFGSIYEPENIPQDIYPNCPVEDGTIMGSCKEYFTRFNLASYPRKISVEEAEKRWGRCLVIVANQEVRTKALIPEDKQCTLIISHRYYLILERIGRSRYLGEASFGAHSLRAIFPDPKALSYMRNRLTDDGLIKNQSLAFSGQVANRIVISSLNRFFVKRESMIDVMVSRIRDYLKSQPNSLASYDQVKAECNISLSKTFKQPQIKKICDTNLLLKYRDLYPNATENEYLCKKERKNEKIVRCIKLKNSEDTENPDKEQEKKTAVEGREFKQDCTFERQILRWIEKHGDLGVTLSDISRAFRFTTDGNLEGVLKKLTNLNYLTKSYCDRGRTKVFSYIANSYKSVYGIDNIEIENMLVTKNQEPKSEINVINDFLNNTSVDNTKNISIKTALEQTSIKIENCDESSQNLYNCNNLDTDNDVTSNNTLINISDQDVNTDQSNIDQAITRIMEHGYCKTVYERSNQTVSLTDRFFFREQIIFNMLSTESIISLLNLKKNIIETEKEKPKFIGTLDIKTLVKIIGHLEKLGKLKTVQYRITYDTKTVNQSFVATPDVDFTNPEVISYVNSFLNRFNNTMKASRANKKWNLIVYKSPEPKINISELKLPRFMKMRSLHEYLYYLVYDHPGESLLNTCNETEATVTSYRNDIIHGEKAELPKVYFPSVGWKMFVPPLPKYPKYPNGWFFVSDIIHHMPLDLMLKIVNFNKSKVNPEKLVTYATHPVFKYLPLMTLSSEVRSMLSQGLKKHIQHTLNALRLLCTIGLVQFGQKTYKDTELVYAYLNRRASLLNTVKSSPGYYRISDIDYEKRTYEFFSNYELETFWLDTWYFCTNTPLGYRISNATNKPKRREIAERSKIAIDLACFPRNPLEAMSQDDGTIPGDSKGAAGFDSHLFAHLSRNWSLKKKSSAMSASRRKTKLNLILMQRLKKHKAKEKKKAQMTKNQLYTMRFKWTAVEDQVLLFWKLGAMLIKQVKSHAFLSYGIKEMFRSIFGKYYRCKSIDNYLRRIRYLMRHSSIETKVNILYKELKADEEIQELFKRDIEKQLELHNTKKYKAMRDLIVSNIKQFIVLLRERGTTIDTSCVINKSRKSAIIQSVEVIQESDICDTTTSQFTPDVLEMEFNYSEPICNQLDFVQEIDYIFTVNEITTSIVTLLIHSSLSNKSTNPRISLSYLQAFKQYPDDVLRQSFNGLKDPGIITCSQYHKESLQILLSTSHIIQSKTYDYGPKFFTTLIGNKDVGRYRGAYFAYANIKEDLSERKILLLNPSCGLCTALTSLSLSSIVDISIEFDKKYLEYMPDENFDEASKCLKNTLKRMRSRHFDLLSTSNDSVEYIKIITSVTKQLKNYQVICKLKQSIQNVEEEIDFVAQHIFRRPTFNPQLKYLTTGLSDLCTQILKFCHTKGQCGASQREIKKNFEDLSLFALTSSVRYLTDKDLLLRAGIEVPVYVHHKYTDLWLVKIPSENWSSAVDTIIMEDENLLHIDSDSDDTDSILPPTKRMREEHPTETNNETFDRIIIRPWTRLNLTINKELMEKYLNSVLSKIIGKPGIYLKTLKKDYCTILQPMVVRELVEVCILYSMLDAMKCIKMILIKNICRPSFFSNPSPLNHNLVFSDVKGLEDDSLIMLEPTLDCEIRFGYFSEKYGDNVK is encoded by the exons ATGCATCGATTTCAAAAAGATTTTAGTTCTATTATTTTGGATGAAATAGCACTTGAAGGTTTAGATGGAATTACTATCGAAG CTTTGTGCAAGAGATTATCAAACAATTGTAATTGGCCCTTAAAACCGGTTGATGATTCAATCAAAAAGATTATTTGGTCGTTTGTAATTTGTCTGAAGAACATAGAATTTTATAGACTTGATAAACCTAGGGAacctttgataatatttaatcgatttgaatatattaatagtgaatTTGGTTCAATTTATGAGCCG GAAAATATACCACAAGACATTTATCCAAATTGTCCTGTTGAAGATGGTACAATTATGGGATCTTGtaaagaatattttacaagGTTCAATCTGGCATCATACCCAAGGAAAATATCAGTCGAAGAAGCGGAAAAACG ATGGGGCAGATGTTTAGTTATAGTCGCCAACCAGGAAGTACGCACAAAAGCTTTAATTCCAGAAGATAAACAGTGTACCTTAATCATATCAcatcgttattatttaatattagagaGAATTGGCCGTTCACGTTATTTAGGAGAAGCATCCTTCGGTGCTCATTCATTAAGAGCTATCTTTCCAGATCCTAAAGCATTATCTTATATGAGAAACCGATTAACTGATGAtggtttgataaaaaatcag tcACTTGCTTTTTCTGGACAAGTGGCTAATCGTATTGTCATTTCAAGTTTGAATCGATTTTTTGTTAAACGAGAATCTATGATTGATGTAATGGTATCAAGAATTCGAGATTATTTGAAATCACAACCAAATTCATTAGCTTCATATGATCAAGTGAAAGCTGAATGCAATATTAGtttatcaaaaacatttaagCAACctcagattaaaaaaatatgtgatacCAACTTA CTGCTCAAGTATCGTGATTTATATCCAAATGCTActgaaaatgaatatttatgtaAGAAGGAACGTAAAAATGAAAAGATTGTAaggtgtataaaattaaaaaatagtgaAGATACAGAAAATCCCGACAaagaacaagaaaaaaaaactgctgTCGAAG gtcGTGAGTTTAAACAAGATTGTACATTTGAACGTCAGATTCTTAGATGGATTGAAAAACATGGTGATTTAGGCGTAACACTTTCTGACATATCTCGTGCTTTCAGATTTACTACTGATGGTAATTTAGAAGGAGTTTTAAAAAAGCTtactaatttgaattatttaactaaGAGTTATTGTGATCGAGGTAGAACAAAAGTTTTTAG ttatattgctAATAGTTATAAATCAGTATATGgaattgataatattgaaatagaaaatatgCTTGTTACAAAAAACCAAGAACCAAAATCAGAAATCAATGTGATAAATGATTTTTTGAACAATACTTCTGTAGATAACAcgaaaaatatatctattaaaacAGCACTTGAACAAACTTCAATAAAAATTGAGAATTGTGATGAGTCAAGtcagaatttatataattgtaataatctAGACACAGACAATGATGTTACTTCAAACAATACTTTAATTAACATTTCGGATCAA gATGTAAATACTGATCAAAGTAACATAGACCAAGCAATTACAAGAATAATGGAACATGGGTATTGCAAAACAGTGTATGAAAGGTCCAA tcaaaccGTCAGTTTGACtgataggtttttttttcgagaacaaattatattcaatatgttGTCTACAGAAAGTATAATAAGCTTGCTTAAcctaaaaaaa aatattatagaaaCTGAAAAAGAAAAACCAAAGTTTATTGGAACCCTTGATATTAaaacattagttaaaattattggtCATTTAGAAAAGTTGGGAAAACTTAAAACGGTTCAATATCGAATTACTTATGATACAAAAACTGTGAATCAATCATTTGTGGCAACTCCTGATGTTGATTTTA caaACCCAGAAGTAATTTCATATGTGAATAGTTTTTTGAATAGATTTAACAACACAATGAAAGCATCTAGAGCCAACAAAAAATGGAACTTAATAGTATACAAATCGCCAGAGccaaaaatt aatatatcAGAGCTTAAACTTCCAAGGTTTATGAAAATGAGATCATTACACGAGTATctgtattatttagtatatgaTCATCCAGGAgaaagtttattaaatacttgtaATGAGACCGAGGCAACTGTCACAAGTTATCGAAATGATATAATCCATGGAGAAAAGGCTGAACTACCAAAAGTTTACTTTCCCTCTGTTGGTTGGAAAATGTTTGTGCCACCCTTACCAAAATATCCAA AATATCCTAATGGTTGGTTTTTTGTGAGTGACATTATCCATCACATGCCATTAGATCTgatgttaaaaattgtaaattttaacaaatctaAGGTAAATCCAGAAAAACTTGTCACATATGCAACACATCCTGTGTTCAAATACTTACCCCTGATGACACTTTCGTCTGAAGTACGTAGCATGTTATCTCAAggattaaaaaa ACACATACAACATACTCTAAATGCATTACGCTTACTTTGCACAATTGGGTTAGTACAGTTTGGTCAGAAAACATACAAAGATACTGaattg GTCTATGCATACTTAAATAGACGAGCCAGTTTGTTGAATACTGTGAAAAGTAGCCCTGGCTATTACAGAATATCTGATATAGATTATGAAAAACGTACTTATGAATTTTTCAGCAATTATGAATTAGAAACATTTTGGTTGGATACTTGGTACTTTTGTACAAATACACCATtag gtTATAGGATTTCAAATGCAACAAATAAACCTAAACGAAGAGAGATTGCTGAGAGAAGTAAAATAGCCATAGATTTAGCATGTTTTCCTAGAAATCCATTAGAAGCTATGTCCCAAGATGATGGGACGATACCTGGTGATAGCAAAGGAGCTGCTGGATTCGACAGTCATTTATttgc GCACCTTTCTCGCAATTggagcttaaaaaaaaaatcatctgcaATGTCAGCTTCTAGAAGAAAAACCAAACTTAATCTTATATTAATGCAgagattaaaaaaacataaagctaaagaaaagaaaaaagctCAAATGACTAAAAATCAGTTATATACAAT GAGATTTAAGTGGACAGCAGTTGAGGATCAAGTACTTTTATTTTGGAAATTGGGTGCAATGCTCATAAAACAGGTTAAATCACATGCGTTTCTGTCTTATGGTATTAAAGAAATGTTCAGATCAATATTTGGAAAA tattatcgTTGTAAAAGTATCGACAACTATTTGAGGCGAATACGGTATTTAATGCGACATTCTTCTATAGAaactaaagtaaatattttgtacaaggAGTTGAAGGCTGATGAAGAAATACaagaattatttaaa agAGACATTGAGAAACAACTTGAATTgcacaacacaaaaaaatacaaggCAATGAGAGatcttattgtttcaaatattaaacagtTTATAGTGTTGTTGCGTGAACGTGGTACGACTATAGACACTTCATgcgtaataaataaaagtaggaAGTCAGCTATCATACAATCAGTAGAGGTGATACAAGAATCAGATATCTGTGATACAACAACTAGTCAATTTACACCAGATGTTCTGGAGATGGAATTCAATTATTCCGAGCCGATTTGCAACCAACTGGACTTTGTGCAagaaattgattatatattcACTGTAAATGAAATCACCACATCGATTGTCACTTTGCTCATACAC AGCTCGTTGAGTAACAAGAGTACCAACCCGAGGATCTCATTAAGTTACTTACAGGCATTTAAACAGTACCCGGATGACGTTTTGAGACAGTCGTTTAACGGCCTCAAGGACCCTGGTATAATAACATGCAGCCAATACCACAAGGAGTCGTTACAGATTTTACTATCCACTTCACACATTATCCAGTCAAAGACTTATGATTACGGTCCAAA gttttttacaacattaatcGGCAACAAAGATGTGGGACGTTATAGAGGTGCGTATTTTGCATATGCAAATATCAAAGAGGATCTATCTGAACGCAAGATTCTGCTACTGAACCCTTCGTGTGGCCTGTGCACAGCACTTACCAGTCTGTCATTGTCAAGTATTGTAGATATTTCAATTGAGTTTGATAAAAAG TACTTAGAATATATGCCTGATGAGAATTTTGATGAAGCATCTAAATGCTTGAAAAACACTCTAAAAcg TATGAGAAGTCGTCATTTTGATCTACTATCGACTAGTAACGATTCGGTTgaatacatcaaaataataacttcAGTCACAAAACAGCTAAAAAATTATCAG GTTATTTGTAAACTAAAACAATCTATACAAAATGTAGAAGAGGAAATTGATTTCGTTGCACAACATATTTTCCG TCGACCAACATTCAATCCACAACTTAAATATCTCACAACCGGACTGAGTGATTTGTGCACGCAGATTCTCAAGTTTTGTCATACCAAAGGACAATGTGGTGCTTCGCAACGAGAAATCAAA AAAAACTTTGAAGATTTGTCTTTGTTTGCTCTTACATCGTCTGTGAGATATCTGACCGATAAAGATCTGTTATTGAGGGCTGGCATCGAAGTACCAGTGTATGTGCATCACAAATATACAGATTTGTGGCTGGTAAAAATACCAAGTGAAAATTGGTCCAGTGCTGTTGACACAATAATCATGGAAGATgaaaatttattacatataga ttcgGATTCTGATGATACAGACTCAATACTCCCGCCAACCAAAAGAATGCGTGAAGAACATCCAACAGA AACAAACAATGAAACCTTCGATCGCATAATAATCCGCCCCTGGACCAGATTGAATTTAACTATTAACAAAGAACTTATGGAGAAATATTTGAACTCTGTTCTGTCCAAAATAATTGGCAAACCCGGCATTTACCTGAAAACCCTGAAAAAAGATTATTGCACCATCTTACAGCCAATGGTTGTTAGGGAACTTGTAGAagtatgtatactgtatagt atgCTTGATGCTATGAAGTGTATAAAAATGATTCTCATAAAGAATATATGCAGACCTTCATTTTTTTCCAATCCATCACCGTTGAATCATAACTTGGTGTTTT CTGATGTAAAGGGATTGGAAGATGACTCATTAATAATGCTTGAACCAACTCTCGATTGCGAAATCAGATTTGGCTATTTTTCAGAGAAATATGGTGATAAtgttaagtaa